DNA from Rubripirellula lacrimiformis:
ATCGATGTTTCGAAGTTGCCTTGGAGTTGCTGGATCGCCAAAAACCCGAACTCGAACATCAAGATGCAGGCAAAATTATTGATCGCGACCAAGAAACCCGTGCTCTCGGTCACTGGCCCTTCGGATCGAAACTCTTTCAGCACCAATATCGTGGTCGCCGGCGCGGTCGCGACCGCCAAGCATCCCAACAGCAGCGACATGCTTGGCGAACACCCAAACATCAACAGCCCGATCATGACCAGGCTGAACGTTGCCAAGATTTCGCCCGCAGACAGCACCAAGCAACGCTTCGCGACCCTGCGAAACTTGGTGAATGTGAACTCGCACCCCAAGTTGAACAGCACGATCGCCATCGCCAGCATCAACAATGGCTCGAGCGTCTCTAAGTGCTCGCCCGGTACCCAGTCCAATAAACTGGGGCCGACCAACAACCCGACCAACAGATACGCGGTCACTTTGGGCAGGTGCAACAGATCTGCAAAAACGCCGGCAGCCAGACAAACGCCAAGCAACAGCCCTAGCGTTCCGGTGATGTGAAGATGGAAATCGGCCATGCGGTTTCAATGCAGCCTTGGCGGAGGATGATAAGTTTGTTGAGAAAACTGTCCGCCGATTGCTATGCGACGCACCATGAATTGGCAGCACCATGGCCAAACACACGATCACGGCCGCTTGAATAGAACCTATGTCACGATTCTAAGCAGCGCTGATTCTTTGCAATGCTGGCTGGCGATATCAGCGATCTTCAGCCGATTGACCGCGTCAACGCAGCAAACCCATGTCGGTTTGTATCGATCGGGACAATGAATCGGCGCCGAACCGCAGCACCACCGAACGCAGATCCCGGTTATTCGAGTGCTGCCGAAGATGGGGATGTTTCCGCCTAGAAACCCAAGTCGATCGACCGCATGACGGCACCCTGGCGTCCCACAACTGGGGCGTCCATCTTGGCAACCGGCCAATCACACTCGCGTTACGACAAGATCTCTCGAACCACGCGAGCCTGTTTTACACCCGTTAGCTTTTGGTTCAGCCCCTTGAACGGGTAGCTGATCTTTTGATGGTCAAATCCCATCAAGTGCATCAGCGTGGCGTGCAGGTCACGCACCTGAACGGGGTCCGTTGCCGGGGTGTACCCGACCGCATCGGTTTCGCCATAGGTCATCCCCGCTTGAACGCCCGCGCCGGCCATCCAAATGGTGAACGCATCGGGGCTGTGGTCACGCCCCATGAAGGCCATTTCCTTGCCGCCGCGATTTTCTCGCATCGGGGTCCGGCCAAACTCGCCTCCCCAAACCACCAAAGTATCTTCCATCAGCCCACGATCCTTCAGATCCTTCAGCAGTGCGGCGATCGGCTGATCGGTGCTCTTGCACTTACTGACCAATCCGTGGTGCAACGCTTCGCTCTTGTTGGATCCGTGCGTATCCCATCCCCAATCGAACAGCTGAACAAACCGGACGCCATTTTCGACCAACCGCCGGGCCAACAAGCAATTGTTCGCGAACGACTCTTTCTCTGGATCGGCCCCGTAGGCTGCAAGCGTTTCTGCAGATTCCTTTTTCAGGTCCATGACCTCCGGCGCCGCCGTCTGCATGCGATAGGCCATCTCGTACTGCGCGATCCGCGTCAGCGTTTCGGGATCGCCAAATTTTTCATGCGAATGGCGATTCAGTTCATCCAGCGCGTCCAACACACGGCGACGGTCATCGCGACTAACACCTTCGGGGTTGGAGACATTCAAAACCGGATCGCCTTGGGATCGGCACTGAACGCCTTGATAAACCGAGGGCAAAAATCCTGCACTCCAAAGCGCCTTGCCGACACGCGGCAACCGCCCGCCGGACAACAACACGATGAACCCAGGAAGATCGGAGTTTTCAGACCCCAATCCCCAGGTCACCCAAGATCCGATGGACGGCGAACCCATCTGCGATGTGCCGGTGTGAACGATCAACTGGGCCGGACCATGATTGAACTGGTCCGTTTGCATTGTCTTGATGAAACACAAATCATCGACATGCTGAGCCAAGTGTGGCATCCGATCCGAAACCCAGGCGCCGGATTCCCCGTACTGTTTGAACGGAAATTGAGGGCCCAGCATCTTCGGCGTTCCGTTGATGAACGCGAACCGTTTGCCCTCTAAGAAAGACTGCGGACAATCCTTCCCGTCCAACGCTTTCAAGTCGGGTTTGTAGTCGAACATTTCCAACTGACTTGGCGCGCCGACCATGTGCAGAAAGATCACTCGTTTGACCTTTGCGGGCAGCGGCGGCAGCACAGGGCTAAGCGGGTTCTGCGGATCGTGGCCCGGTGTGAACGCAGCCGACGCTGTGGGTGCATTCTGAGTCGCCATCCACAATCCACCCAAACCGGTGGTGCAATCACGCAAAAAGTGACGACGAGTCCGGTCTTGGATCGTTTGCCGATACAGCTGCTGGTCTAAGGTTTCTCGTTTCTTCATCACTATTTGCTCATGATCTCGTCGAGGTTCAACAATACGGTCGCCACGTCATTCATCGCCGCGTCTGGCTTTGCTCCGGACTGAATCGACCGTCGATACAAGCCCCGCAACGAATCCATCTCGCGGTCGTCCGCCGGACGCGATGCGGTTGCCAAGAAACCGAATCGAATCTGATCATCTAGATCGTCGCCGTTGGATTCCATCCGTCGCGCAAGCGCCGCGGCACATTCAACGAATGTGGCATCGTTCAATGTCATCAACGCCTGCAACGGCGTATTGGACCGTAACCGTCGTGGGTTACAGAATTCACGTGATGGCGCGTCAAACGTCGCCATCATCGGGTACGGAATGCTGCGTTTGGTGTAGGTGTAGATCGTTCGGCGATAGCGATTGGCGTCACCCACCTTGGCCGTGTTCCAACGGTCGCCACTGGAAAACGGTTTCCAAACACCATCGGGGATGGGTGGATAAACAGGCGGCCCGCCAAAGGTGTCCGCCAACAATCCCGATGCGGCCAAGGCTTGATCACGAACCATTTCTGCAGGCATACGGAACCGGGGCCCACGCGCCAACAAGCGATTGATCGGATCGCCAGCCTGTAGTTCTTCGCGGATCATGGACGATTGTCGGTAGGTATGCGATAGCACGATCGACCGAACCAGCGTCTTGATGCGAAAGCCCTGCGGACCGGCAAACTGTAGGGCCAGATGGTCCAACAGTTCAGGGTGCGAGGGACGTTCGCCGCTGGATCCAAAATCCTCTTCCGTCGCGACCAATCCGGTCCCGAAGATTCGGGCCCAAACTCGGTTGACCGTCACGCGAGCGGTCAGCGGGTTTTCGGGGGACACCAACCACTTTGCTAACGTCATCCGGTCGGCCTGTTCGTCACCGGACAAAGTGCCCAACGATGCGGGTATGCCGGGCTGGACCTGTTCCCCCTTGGTCAAAAACAGACCGCGAATGAACACGTGAGTCGGCCGCTTCAACGATGCTGGTCGCTCCGCCATCACCGGGGTACGGCTGGACGGAATCTTACGCCGCTGGTCGGTCCACTCTTTTAGCTGTTGTCGATCACGGACCAACGCTTGCGTGTCAAGCTGCTTGCCGAAGATCGGCCTACTG
Protein-coding regions in this window:
- a CDS encoding DUF1501 domain-containing protein, producing MKKRETLDQQLYRQTIQDRTRRHFLRDCTTGLGGLWMATQNAPTASAAFTPGHDPQNPLSPVLPPLPAKVKRVIFLHMVGAPSQLEMFDYKPDLKALDGKDCPQSFLEGKRFAFINGTPKMLGPQFPFKQYGESGAWVSDRMPHLAQHVDDLCFIKTMQTDQFNHGPAQLIVHTGTSQMGSPSIGSWVTWGLGSENSDLPGFIVLLSGGRLPRVGKALWSAGFLPSVYQGVQCRSQGDPVLNVSNPEGVSRDDRRRVLDALDELNRHSHEKFGDPETLTRIAQYEMAYRMQTAAPEVMDLKKESAETLAAYGADPEKESFANNCLLARRLVENGVRFVQLFDWGWDTHGSNKSEALHHGLVSKCKSTDQPIAALLKDLKDRGLMEDTLVVWGGEFGRTPMRENRGGKEMAFMGRDHSPDAFTIWMAGAGVQAGMTYGETDAVGYTPATDPVQVRDLHATLMHLMGFDHQKISYPFKGLNQKLTGVKQARVVREILS